In a genomic window of Festucalex cinctus isolate MCC-2025b chromosome 11, RoL_Fcin_1.0, whole genome shotgun sequence:
- the klhl41a gene encoding kelch-like protein 41a isoform X2 yields the protein MDSRGLKEDLRLFQSTLLQDGLKELLNENKLVDCILKVGDKSIPCHRLILAACSPYFRELYFSEDGREVDQKEVVLEDLDPAVMEAIVNYMYSAEIDINDDNVQTVMAVASRFQIPSVFTVCVNFLQQKLTTKNCLAIYRLGLMVNCPRLAIAARDYIADRFITVAKEEDFLELAPPELFALIGADALNVEKEEVVFETLMKWIRKDKENRIKSLPEAFECIRFRLLPEKYFKEKVEKDDLIKSDPEIAKKVKEIKEAFAGKLPEKKKGDAEGEEAKLAGYLNDTRRYGMFAKDFVLMINDTAAVAYDGQENECFLAAMTEQIPRNHVSLVSKKNNLYVMGGLFVDDDNKDNPLQCYFYQMDNLAGGWIALPPMPSPRCLFAMGEFDNLIFAVAGKDLESNESHDTVMCYDTEKMKWTETKKLPLRIHGHCVVSENGLVYCIGGKADDNKATNKMFAYNHKRSEWKEVASMKTPRSMFGAVVHKGRIIVAGGVNEEGLTAACEAYDFSTNRWSPFTDFPQERSSINLVSCGGLLYAIGGFAMVQNDNKECEPAEAVDIWQYEDDKKEWTGMIREMRYAAGASCASMRLNAARMVKL from the exons ATGGACTCTCGAGGGTTGAAGGAAGATCTACGCCTCTTTCAGAGCACCTTGCTTCAGGACGGACTCAAAGAGCTCCTGAATGAAAATAAGTTGGTGGACTGCATCCTGAAGGTGGGTGACAAGAGCATCCCCTGCCATCGGCTTATCTTGGCCGCATGTAGCCCTTATTTCCGGGAGCTTTACTTCTCCGAAGATGGCAGGGAAGTGGACCAAAAGGAGGTGGTTTTGGAGGATCTGGACCCCGCTGTTATGGAGGCAATTGTAAATTACATGTACTCAGCAGAGATTGACATCAATGATGACAACGTGCAGACCGTCATGGCGGTTGCCAGTCGCTTCCAGATCCCCTCGGTTTTCACAGTGTGCGTGAACTTTCTCCAGCAGAAACTAACCACTAAGAACTGCCTCGccatctacagacttgggctgATGGTCAACTGTCCCAGACTGGCAATAGCGGCTCGAGATTACATCGCCGATCGATTCATTACCGTCGCCAAGGAAGAAGACTTTTTGGAACTTGCTCCTCCTGAACTCTTCGCTCTTATTGGAGCGGACGCCCTAAATGTGGAAAAGGAAGAGGTGGTGTTTGAGACTCTCATGAAGTGGATCAGGAAAGACAAGGAGAATCGCATCAAATCCTTACCAGAGGCCTTCGAGTGCATCCGTTTCCGATTACTCCCAGAGAAATACTTCAAGGAAAAGGTAGAAAAGGACGACCTCATCAAGAGTGATCCGGAGATTGCCAAAAAAGTCAAAGAGATCAAGGAAGCATTTGCGGGGAAGTTGCCCGAGAAGAAAAAGGGCGATGCGGAAGGCGAAGAGGCCAAGTTGGCCGGCTACCTGAATGATACACGCAGATACGGAATGTTTGCCAAAGACTTTGTGCTGATGATCAACGACACAGCTGCGGTGGCCTATGACGGCCAGGAAAATGAATGTTTCTTGGCCGCCATGACTGAGCAAATCCCCCGAAATCACGTCAGTCTGGTGTCCAAGAAGAACAACCTCTATGTGATGGGAGGACTATTTGTAGACGACGACAACAAAGACAACCCACTGCAGTGTTACTTCTACCAG ATGGACAATCTTGCTGGAGGTTGGATTGCATTGCCCCCCATGCCCTCTCCCAGGTGTTTGTTCGCCATGGGCGAGTTTGACAATCTCATCTTCGCTGTGGCGGGAAAAGACTTGGAGAGCAACGAGTCACATGACACAGTTATGTGCTATGACACAGA AAAGATGAAGTGGactgaaacaaaaaaattgcccctGAGGATCCATGGACATTGTGTGGTTTCTGAGAACGGGCTGGTTTATTGTATTGGTGGGAAAGCAGATGATAA CAAAGCCACCAATAAGATGTTCGCATACAACCACAAGAGGTCCGAGTGGAAAGAGGTGGCCTCCATGAAGACGCCTCGGTCCATGTTTGGGGCGGTCGTCCACAAAGGGAGGATCATTGTGGCTGGAGGAGTCAATGAAGAAGGCCTCACTGCTGCCTGTGAAGCGTACGACTTTTCAACCAACAG GTGGTCACCATTCACAGACTTCCCCCAGGAGAGAAGCTCAATCAACCTGGTCAGCTGCGGAGGACTCTTGTATGCCATCGGAGGCTTCGCCATGGTGCAGAATGACAACAAGGAGTGCGAGCCGGCTGAAGCCGTGGACATTTGGCA GTatgaagacgacaagaaggagTGGACGGGGATGATTCGAGAGATGCGATATGCGGCTGGAGCTTCCTGTGCGTCCATGCGCCTCAACGCAGCACGCATGGTCAAACTGTAA
- the klhl41a gene encoding kelch-like protein 41a isoform X1, translated as MDSRGLKEDLRLFQSTLLQDGLKELLNENKLVDCILKVGDKSIPCHRLILAACSPYFRELYFSEDGREVDQKEVVLEDLDPAVMEAIVNYMYSAEIDINDDNVQTVMAVASRFQIPSVFTVCVNFLQQKLTTKNCLAIYRLGLMVNCPRLAIAARDYIADRFITVAKEEDFLELAPPELFALIGADALNVEKEEVVFETLMKWIRKDKENRIKSLPEAFECIRFRLLPEKYFKEKVEKDDLIKSDPEIAKKVKEIKEAFAGKLPEKKKGDAEGEEAKLAGYLNDTRRYGMFAKDFVLMINDTAAVAYDGQENECFLAAMTEQIPRNHVSLVSKKNNLYVMGGLFVDDDNKDNPLQCYFYQMDNLAGGWIALPPMPSPRCLFAMGEFDNLIFAVAGKDLESNESHDTVMCYDTEKMKWTETKKLPLRIHGHCVVSENGLVYCIGGKADDNKATNKMFAYNHKRSEWKEVASMKTPRSMFGAVVHKGRIIVAGGVNEEGLTAACEAYDFSTNRWSPFTDFPQERSSINLVSCGGLLYAIGGFAMVQNDNKECEPAEAVDIWQYVTYVYGCAVLHAAFYRDCTLRMCWLIPGMKTTRRSGRG; from the exons ATGGACTCTCGAGGGTTGAAGGAAGATCTACGCCTCTTTCAGAGCACCTTGCTTCAGGACGGACTCAAAGAGCTCCTGAATGAAAATAAGTTGGTGGACTGCATCCTGAAGGTGGGTGACAAGAGCATCCCCTGCCATCGGCTTATCTTGGCCGCATGTAGCCCTTATTTCCGGGAGCTTTACTTCTCCGAAGATGGCAGGGAAGTGGACCAAAAGGAGGTGGTTTTGGAGGATCTGGACCCCGCTGTTATGGAGGCAATTGTAAATTACATGTACTCAGCAGAGATTGACATCAATGATGACAACGTGCAGACCGTCATGGCGGTTGCCAGTCGCTTCCAGATCCCCTCGGTTTTCACAGTGTGCGTGAACTTTCTCCAGCAGAAACTAACCACTAAGAACTGCCTCGccatctacagacttgggctgATGGTCAACTGTCCCAGACTGGCAATAGCGGCTCGAGATTACATCGCCGATCGATTCATTACCGTCGCCAAGGAAGAAGACTTTTTGGAACTTGCTCCTCCTGAACTCTTCGCTCTTATTGGAGCGGACGCCCTAAATGTGGAAAAGGAAGAGGTGGTGTTTGAGACTCTCATGAAGTGGATCAGGAAAGACAAGGAGAATCGCATCAAATCCTTACCAGAGGCCTTCGAGTGCATCCGTTTCCGATTACTCCCAGAGAAATACTTCAAGGAAAAGGTAGAAAAGGACGACCTCATCAAGAGTGATCCGGAGATTGCCAAAAAAGTCAAAGAGATCAAGGAAGCATTTGCGGGGAAGTTGCCCGAGAAGAAAAAGGGCGATGCGGAAGGCGAAGAGGCCAAGTTGGCCGGCTACCTGAATGATACACGCAGATACGGAATGTTTGCCAAAGACTTTGTGCTGATGATCAACGACACAGCTGCGGTGGCCTATGACGGCCAGGAAAATGAATGTTTCTTGGCCGCCATGACTGAGCAAATCCCCCGAAATCACGTCAGTCTGGTGTCCAAGAAGAACAACCTCTATGTGATGGGAGGACTATTTGTAGACGACGACAACAAAGACAACCCACTGCAGTGTTACTTCTACCAG ATGGACAATCTTGCTGGAGGTTGGATTGCATTGCCCCCCATGCCCTCTCCCAGGTGTTTGTTCGCCATGGGCGAGTTTGACAATCTCATCTTCGCTGTGGCGGGAAAAGACTTGGAGAGCAACGAGTCACATGACACAGTTATGTGCTATGACACAGA AAAGATGAAGTGGactgaaacaaaaaaattgcccctGAGGATCCATGGACATTGTGTGGTTTCTGAGAACGGGCTGGTTTATTGTATTGGTGGGAAAGCAGATGATAA CAAAGCCACCAATAAGATGTTCGCATACAACCACAAGAGGTCCGAGTGGAAAGAGGTGGCCTCCATGAAGACGCCTCGGTCCATGTTTGGGGCGGTCGTCCACAAAGGGAGGATCATTGTGGCTGGAGGAGTCAATGAAGAAGGCCTCACTGCTGCCTGTGAAGCGTACGACTTTTCAACCAACAG GTGGTCACCATTCACAGACTTCCCCCAGGAGAGAAGCTCAATCAACCTGGTCAGCTGCGGAGGACTCTTGTATGCCATCGGAGGCTTCGCCATGGTGCAGAATGACAACAAGGAGTGCGAGCCGGCTGAAGCCGTGGACATTTGGCAGTATGTGACTTATGTATACGGTTGTGCAGTGCTGCACGCAGCATTCTATCGTGACTGTACTCTGAGAATGTGCTGGCTCATTCCAGGTatgaagacgacaagaaggagTGGACGGGGATGA
- the bbs5 gene encoding BBSome complex member BBS5 isoform X1: MASILDGLWEDRDVRFDITAQEMKTRPGEVLIDCLDSIEDTKGNNGDRGRLLVTNLRIIWHSLALSRVNLSVGYNSIINITTRTANSKLRGQTEALYILTKSNNTRFEFIFTNVVPGSPRLFTSVIAVHRAYETSKMYRDLKLRAALIQNKNLRLLPQEQVYDKINGVWNLSSDQGNLGTFFVTNVRIVWHANMNESFNVSIPYLQIWSIRIRDSKFGLALVIESSRQSGGYVLGFKIDPVDKLQDALKEINSLHKVYSTNPIFGVDYEMEEKPLPLEEVTQEQPPDDVEIEPDEQTDAFTAYFADGNKQQDREPVFSEELGLAIEKLRDGFTLQGLWEVIN; the protein is encoded by the exons ATGGCAtccattttagatggtctttgGGAGGACAGAGATGTTCGTTTCGACATAACTGCACA GGAGATGAAAACTCGCCCTGGTGAAGTACTGATAGATTGCCTGGACTCAATTGAAGACACGAAAGGAAATAACGGCGATCGAG GACGACTCTTGGTGACAAATCTGAGAATCATTTGGCATTCTTTGGCTTTGTCCAGAGTGAATTTGT CTGTGGGATACAACTCCATCATTAACATCACAACAAGAACAGCAAACTCA AAACTTCGAGGCCAAACCGAAGCTCTCTACATCCTGACTAAGTCCAACAACACAAGATTTGAATTCATCTTCACCAATGTGGTTCCAGGCAGTCCTCGCCTCTTTACATCCGTCATTGCTGTGCACAG ggcCTACGAGACGTCAAAAATGTACCGAGACCTGAAACTGCGAGCAGCGCTTATTCAAAACAAGAACCTGCGACTTTTACCTCAGGAGCAAGTCTATGACAAAATCAACGGCGTCTGGAACTTATCCAGTGATCAG GGGAACCTGGGAACCTTCTTTGTCACCAATGTGCGGATTGTGTGGCATGCCAATATGAATGAGAGCTTCAATGTCAGCATCCCTTACCTCCAGATT TGGTCAATCAGAATAAGAGATTCCAAATTCGGCTTGGCATTGGTGATAGAGAGTTCCCGCCAG AGCGGCGGCTACGTGCTGGGATTTAAGATTGACCCTGTTGATAAGCTTCAAGATGCTCTTAAAGAAATCAACTCGCTACATAAGGTATACTCTACCAACCCCATATTTGGAGTGGACTACGAAATGGAGGAAAAG CCGCTGCCATTGGAAGAAGTGACACAGGAGCAGCCTCCCGACGACGTGGAAATCGAGCCGGACGAGCAGACGGATGCTTTCACT GCATACTTCGCCGACGGCAACAAG CAACAAGACCGCGAGCCCGTTTTTTCGGAGGAGCTTGGCCTTGCCATTGAAAAGCTGAGGGATGGCTTTACGCTTCAGGGACTGTGGGAAGTCATCAActaa
- the bbs5 gene encoding BBSome complex member BBS5 isoform X2 → MKTRPGEVLIDCLDSIEDTKGNNGDRGRLLVTNLRIIWHSLALSRVNLSVGYNSIINITTRTANSKLRGQTEALYILTKSNNTRFEFIFTNVVPGSPRLFTSVIAVHRAYETSKMYRDLKLRAALIQNKNLRLLPQEQVYDKINGVWNLSSDQGNLGTFFVTNVRIVWHANMNESFNVSIPYLQIWSIRIRDSKFGLALVIESSRQSGGYVLGFKIDPVDKLQDALKEINSLHKVYSTNPIFGVDYEMEEKPLPLEEVTQEQPPDDVEIEPDEQTDAFTAYFADGNKQQDREPVFSEELGLAIEKLRDGFTLQGLWEVIN, encoded by the exons ATGAAAACTCGCCCTGGTGAAGTACTGATAGATTGCCTGGACTCAATTGAAGACACGAAAGGAAATAACGGCGATCGAG GACGACTCTTGGTGACAAATCTGAGAATCATTTGGCATTCTTTGGCTTTGTCCAGAGTGAATTTGT CTGTGGGATACAACTCCATCATTAACATCACAACAAGAACAGCAAACTCA AAACTTCGAGGCCAAACCGAAGCTCTCTACATCCTGACTAAGTCCAACAACACAAGATTTGAATTCATCTTCACCAATGTGGTTCCAGGCAGTCCTCGCCTCTTTACATCCGTCATTGCTGTGCACAG ggcCTACGAGACGTCAAAAATGTACCGAGACCTGAAACTGCGAGCAGCGCTTATTCAAAACAAGAACCTGCGACTTTTACCTCAGGAGCAAGTCTATGACAAAATCAACGGCGTCTGGAACTTATCCAGTGATCAG GGGAACCTGGGAACCTTCTTTGTCACCAATGTGCGGATTGTGTGGCATGCCAATATGAATGAGAGCTTCAATGTCAGCATCCCTTACCTCCAGATT TGGTCAATCAGAATAAGAGATTCCAAATTCGGCTTGGCATTGGTGATAGAGAGTTCCCGCCAG AGCGGCGGCTACGTGCTGGGATTTAAGATTGACCCTGTTGATAAGCTTCAAGATGCTCTTAAAGAAATCAACTCGCTACATAAGGTATACTCTACCAACCCCATATTTGGAGTGGACTACGAAATGGAGGAAAAG CCGCTGCCATTGGAAGAAGTGACACAGGAGCAGCCTCCCGACGACGTGGAAATCGAGCCGGACGAGCAGACGGATGCTTTCACT GCATACTTCGCCGACGGCAACAAG CAACAAGACCGCGAGCCCGTTTTTTCGGAGGAGCTTGGCCTTGCCATTGAAAAGCTGAGGGATGGCTTTACGCTTCAGGGACTGTGGGAAGTCATCAActaa